In the Methanothermobacter sp. genome, one interval contains:
- a CDS encoding radical SAM protein, with amino-acid sequence MNVIESLKEMDILKLMNRASEITLKHHGDIITLERAVFLSWWCERGDCAFCYMSTQKPRIREPSKARRNVNAILAEAEICRRLGWNIEFLSGGYGSFSPEEIKEIAERIRDVTGSPVWLNTGITTDLEIYGDEVEGITGALEVANPDLQSKLCPSKPREDIAEMLETARALGFRKGITIILGLGETPDDLRYLFEFIGDLEIDRVTFYALNPHEGTVFENQPQPATLYYAGTVAATRIEFPDLEIITGTWMDNLGSIGPLVLSGANGITKFPLFKMFGTSYGKRVEEEVRWAGRRLAGTFTDVERLRKGRSYPEIDPFIERYVKGCLKNLKLL; translated from the coding sequence ATGAATGTTATAGAATCACTGAAGGAAATGGATATACTCAAATTGATGAACAGGGCCAGTGAAATCACCCTCAAACATCATGGGGACATAATAACACTGGAAAGGGCGGTTTTTCTCTCATGGTGGTGTGAAAGGGGGGACTGTGCCTTCTGCTATATGAGCACACAGAAGCCACGTATAAGGGAACCATCAAAGGCCAGAAGAAACGTCAACGCCATACTGGCAGAGGCCGAAATATGCAGGAGACTGGGGTGGAACATAGAGTTCCTATCAGGAGGCTATGGTTCATTTTCCCCTGAGGAGATAAAGGAGATCGCAGAGAGGATAAGGGATGTAACAGGATCCCCTGTCTGGCTGAACACAGGTATAACCACCGATCTTGAAATATATGGTGATGAGGTGGAGGGTATAACCGGGGCGCTGGAGGTTGCAAACCCTGACCTTCAGAGTAAACTGTGCCCCAGCAAACCCAGGGAAGACATAGCTGAGATGCTTGAGACAGCCAGGGCCCTGGGATTCAGGAAGGGCATCACCATAATACTGGGACTCGGTGAGACACCCGATGACCTCAGATACCTCTTCGAATTTATAGGGGATCTTGAAATAGACCGTGTAACCTTCTATGCCCTCAACCCCCATGAGGGAACGGTATTTGAGAATCAACCCCAGCCCGCCACCCTCTATTATGCGGGAACAGTTGCCGCCACAAGGATAGAGTTCCCTGACCTGGAAATCATCACAGGGACCTGGATGGATAACCTGGGAAGCATAGGTCCCCTAGTCCTCAGCGGGGCCAATGGAATAACCAAATTCCCCCTCTTCAAGATGTTCGGGACCTCCTACGGAAAGCGTGTTGAGGAGGAGGTTAGGTGGGCCGGGAGGAGACTTGCGGGTACATTCACAGATGTGGAGAGACTCAGAAAGGGGAGATCCTACCCTGAAATTGACCCCTTCATAGAGAGGTATGTTAAAGGATGTCTGAAAAATCTTAAATTGCTTTAA
- a CDS encoding zinc ribbon domain-containing protein — MDMVYCPSCGERNREGSRFCRNCGTLLEEKPLKSRFMSGDFRETPFKREFQRKEFSDARKEGFEWDTALRGALVLVILMVILGRIFGFMGAIAALMVSVIYVLSSSRRKSQSLMIVFVALVMAATASALFSI; from the coding sequence ATGGATATGGTTTACTGCCCCAGCTGTGGTGAAAGGAACAGGGAGGGCTCAAGGTTCTGCAGGAACTGCGGAACCCTCCTTGAGGAAAAACCACTCAAATCCAGGTTCATGTCTGGAGATTTCAGGGAAACCCCATTTAAAAGGGAGTTTCAGAGGAAAGAGTTCAGCGATGCCAGAAAGGAGGGGTTTGAGTGGGATACCGCCCTGCGCGGCGCACTGGTGCTTGTGATCCTCATGGTGATCCTTGGCAGAATATTTGGATTCATGGGTGCTATAGCAGCCCTCATGGTATCTGTAATCTATGTGCTTTCCTCCTCCAGGAGAAAGTCCCAGTCACTGATGATTGTGTTTGTGGCTCTTGTGATGGCAGCGACGGCATCAGCATTATTCAGCATATGA
- the hjc gene encoding Holliday junction resolvase Hjc, with amino-acid sequence MVRDGSRGERDLVKLLWEKDFAAMRAPASGGATKKPLPDIIAGNGEIYLAIEVKMTSGERIYIDSGKIKGLLEFSEMFGAEPYIGVKFRYRDWIFLSPADLEMTPLENYRLDLDIALERGRDIHEITGRERQTRLR; translated from the coding sequence ATGGTTAGGGATGGATCGCGGGGAGAGAGGGACCTTGTGAAACTCCTCTGGGAAAAGGATTTTGCGGCCATGAGGGCACCGGCATCTGGCGGGGCCACAAAGAAGCCCCTCCCTGATATCATTGCAGGGAACGGAGAGATATACCTTGCAATCGAGGTTAAGATGACATCCGGTGAGCGCATATACATTGATTCAGGGAAGATAAAGGGGCTTCTGGAGTTTTCAGAGATGTTCGGTGCAGAACCCTATATAGGGGTAAAATTCAGGTACCGGGACTGGATCTTTCTTTCACCGGCTGACCTTGAGATGACACCATTGGAAAATTACAGGCTTGACCTTGATATTGCCCTTGAGAGGGGCAGGGACATACATGAGATCACCGGCCGCGAAAGGCAGACCCGACTCAGATGA
- a CDS encoding MBL fold metallo-hydrolase, which translates to MIQKFGNIIAIEGTLFDSNIYILGDTVVDTGTGMNPDNLMRKIRGAGVEPGSIKHIVNTHCHFDHTGGNRLFDADIAIHSLDAEALRDGDDAKTVAYMFSASMEPMEVAVELGDGDFIGDFEVIHTPGHTPGCICLYDGRSLISGDTVFADGGFGRVDVGGDINELAESIKKLMKLDIEHLFPGHGPWVDNGSRHVELAAAFLGIG; encoded by the coding sequence ATGATACAGAAATTCGGTAATATAATAGCGATTGAAGGAACACTCTTTGATTCTAACATATACATCCTTGGAGACACGGTGGTTGATACAGGGACCGGAATGAACCCTGATAACCTCATGAGGAAGATAAGGGGGGCCGGTGTTGAGCCTGGCAGCATAAAACATATAGTGAACACCCACTGCCACTTTGACCATACCGGGGGAAACAGGCTCTTCGATGCAGATATAGCAATTCACAGCCTTGATGCAGAAGCACTCAGGGATGGGGACGATGCAAAGACGGTTGCCTACATGTTCTCGGCATCCATGGAGCCAATGGAAGTGGCCGTTGAACTCGGGGATGGGGACTTCATAGGCGACTTTGAGGTTATCCACACACCCGGCCACACACCCGGATGCATATGTCTGTATGATGGCAGATCCCTCATCTCAGGGGACACGGTTTTTGCTGATGGGGGATTCGGTCGGGTTGATGTTGGCGGAGACATAAATGAACTCGCAGAATCCATTAAAAAACTCATGAAACTCGACATCGAGCACCTGTTCCCTGGCCACGGCCCATGGGTTGATAACGGTTCAAGGCATGTGGAACTGGCCGCGGCCTTCCTTGGAATCGGGTAA
- a CDS encoding TrkA family potassium uptake protein, which yields MYVVIMGGGRVGLTLANLLISDGNDVTLIENDETLCANAAVELDALVICGNGTDIKTLEEANINNADVFVAATGNDEANLLSCILVREYNIPKIIARVSNPDHEDAFKKVGIDHVISPERTAAGYLEKLITRPKVADLIVLGHGDAEILDMEIKSSKIVGKKVKDVSPTEKYIIVAIYSNGDLIIPQPDMVLERGAKISVLVKAEAVNEVTKKFTG from the coding sequence ATGTATGTTGTTATAATGGGTGGAGGAAGAGTTGGTTTAACACTCGCAAACCTCCTTATATCAGATGGAAATGATGTAACTCTCATAGAAAATGATGAAACACTCTGTGCAAATGCTGCGGTTGAACTGGACGCCCTTGTGATCTGCGGTAACGGCACAGACATAAAAACCCTTGAGGAAGCCAACATAAACAATGCAGATGTCTTTGTTGCGGCCACAGGAAATGATGAGGCCAACCTCTTAAGCTGTATACTTGTGAGGGAGTACAACATACCCAAGATCATAGCAAGGGTCAGCAACCCGGACCACGAGGACGCCTTCAAGAAGGTGGGTATAGATCACGTTATAAGCCCTGAGAGGACCGCTGCGGGTTACCTTGAGAAGCTGATAACAAGGCCAAAGGTGGCTGATCTCATCGTCCTTGGGCATGGGGATGCCGAGATCCTTGATATGGAGATAAAGAGCAGTAAAATTGTTGGGAAAAAGGTCAAGGATGTTTCGCCAACTGAAAAGTACATCATTGTGGCCATATACAGTAACGGGGACCTCATCATACCCCAGCCAGACATGGTTCTTGAGAGGGGAGCCAAGATATCCGTACTTGTGAAGGCAGAGGCTGTGAATGAGGTTACAAAGAAATTCACAGGCTAA
- a CDS encoding TrkH family potassium uptake protein: protein MRYVGKRDLFTVGKYLGNIMQGIGFVVALPLIVALIYGESDFLSFIVPSIISLSIGTVLKRYSPEECAIRLKHGMMVACLAWLWAGFIGSLIMMSALNIDFANAFFENMSAWTGSGLTVFSNVEALPKSILFLRSLEQWIGGLGVVIVVIGVLIRPGTAAARLYKSEAREERIKPSIANTVRTIWWIYLTYTVLGIVLYGLTGMPLFDAINNTLTNLSTGGMSIKNLNIGYYRSDAVYLVTMFLMILGGTSFLVHYQAIKGRFSNVLRDIQLQATFAFIILFTVLSVYVGDVAPIESIYHVISALSCTGSSISSTSQMVAWSGYFKIVLIICMLTGMAAGSTTGAVKIIRVITVLKGAYWDIMRILAPEGSVIPRKISCKSVSDAEIREAGSYISLYFILLFFTWSVLVTYGYDPLNSLFEAASAQGNVGLSMGITSFNLPLIPKMALIISMWLGRLEIIPVLVLIRGFVEAFKVS from the coding sequence ATGAGATACGTTGGAAAGAGGGACCTTTTTACCGTTGGAAAGTATCTTGGCAATATAATGCAGGGGATAGGCTTCGTTGTTGCATTACCCCTAATTGTTGCATTGATCTACGGTGAAAGCGATTTTTTAAGTTTTATTGTGCCCTCAATTATCTCCCTGAGCATTGGGACTGTGCTCAAGAGATATTCCCCTGAGGAATGCGCCATACGCCTGAAACATGGTATGATGGTTGCATGTCTTGCCTGGCTCTGGGCTGGATTCATAGGTAGCCTAATAATGATGTCAGCCCTTAACATCGATTTTGCAAATGCCTTCTTTGAGAACATGTCCGCCTGGACAGGCAGTGGACTCACAGTTTTCTCCAACGTTGAAGCGCTCCCAAAATCAATTCTATTCTTAAGAAGCCTTGAACAGTGGATTGGTGGACTTGGTGTTGTTATAGTTGTTATAGGTGTCCTTATAAGGCCCGGTACGGCTGCTGCGCGTTTATACAAGTCCGAGGCAAGGGAGGAAAGGATAAAACCCAGCATAGCAAACACCGTCAGGACTATCTGGTGGATCTACCTCACCTACACGGTCCTCGGGATCGTTCTCTATGGGCTGACAGGGATGCCCCTCTTTGATGCCATCAACAACACCCTCACGAACCTCTCAACCGGGGGAATGTCCATAAAGAACCTCAACATCGGCTACTACCGTAGCGATGCCGTCTACCTTGTAACCATGTTCCTCATGATACTTGGGGGGACAAGCTTCCTTGTACACTACCAGGCAATAAAGGGTAGATTCTCAAATGTTCTGAGGGATATACAGCTGCAGGCAACATTTGCATTTATAATCCTCTTCACGGTCCTTTCGGTTTACGTTGGGGATGTGGCCCCCATTGAATCCATCTACCATGTGATATCGGCCCTCAGCTGCACCGGTTCAAGTATAAGTTCAACCAGTCAGATGGTTGCCTGGTCAGGATACTTCAAGATAGTTCTCATAATATGCATGCTCACGGGTATGGCTGCAGGTTCAACCACGGGGGCTGTGAAGATAATCCGTGTCATAACTGTGCTTAAGGGTGCCTACTGGGACATCATGAGGATACTGGCACCTGAGGGTTCGGTTATACCGAGAAAGATATCATGCAAGTCTGTGAGTGACGCTGAAATAAGGGAGGCAGGGTCATACATAAGTCTTTACTTTATCCTTCTCTTTTTCACATGGTCGGTTCTTGTAACCTATGGATATGACCCCCTCAACTCCCTCTTTGAGGCGGCCTCTGCCCAGGGGAATGTAGGGCTCAGTATGGGGATAACCAGTTTCAATCTCCCCCTGATACCGAAAATGGCCCTTATAATCAGCATGTGGCTTGGAAGACTCGAGATAATCCCTGTTCTTGTATTAATACGTGGTTTTGTGGAGGCCTTCAAGGTTAGCTGA
- a CDS encoding TRAM domain-containing protein, protein MFGDSYYRKETYSTPVNVGEEYEVKIEDLGRDGDGIARVEGFVVFVPGAGVGDEVKIRISATRRKFAFAEVVE, encoded by the coding sequence TTGTTTGGAGATAGCTACTACAGGAAGGAAACCTACTCCACACCAGTCAATGTTGGTGAGGAGTATGAAGTTAAAATTGAAGACCTCGGCAGAGATGGCGATGGAATAGCCCGTGTTGAAGGTTTTGTTGTTTTTGTACCTGGTGCAGGTGTCGGAGACGAAGTTAAAATAAGGATAAGTGCAACCAGGCGCAAGTTTGCTTTCGCTGAAGTTGTAGAATAA
- a CDS encoding metallophosphoesterase, producing the protein MVADSHDNLDSIRKAVNLFNRESVDLVIHAGDLISPFTAQEFGRLEMRFEAIFGNNDGERDGLRAAYSEITELSEFKELEFDGLKIAVIHGHNRQILDCIAGCGRYDLVVTGHTHEKSLVSAETITVNPGELCGYLSGESTLALFETDRLSCEFVRL; encoded by the coding sequence ATGGTGGCTGATTCGCATGATAACCTTGATTCAATAAGGAAGGCGGTCAATTTATTCAACAGGGAATCTGTGGACCTTGTTATACATGCAGGGGATTTAATATCTCCATTCACTGCACAGGAATTTGGAAGGCTTGAGATGAGATTTGAGGCCATATTTGGAAACAATGATGGTGAAAGGGATGGGCTGCGTGCAGCGTACTCTGAAATCACAGAGCTATCTGAATTCAAGGAACTGGAATTTGACGGCCTGAAAATAGCTGTTATACATGGCCATAACAGGCAGATCCTTGACTGTATTGCTGGATGTGGTAGATACGACCTTGTGGTAACCGGCCACACCCATGAAAAGAGCCTTGTGAGTGCAGAAACCATAACGGTTAATCCGGGCGAACTCTGCGGTTACCTTTCAGGGGAGAGTACGCTGGCGCTCTTTGAGACAGACCGGCTTTCCTGTGAATTTGTAAGGCTTTGA
- a CDS encoding UPF0104 family protein: protein MKHKGAILIAIGVLALAVMIFVIGPGEIEEALRRADPLYVIMAVALEFIILGLFTVRWAITTGAVSINIKKRHLFPMLLVGMAINNLTPSARGGGEPVRAYILGKYSRASMEAAFATVIADRGLDTFPFIFLAILTIVAIVLYFELSPWIVAALIVSVIIITAAFLLALYISIDRESGERILGWVLGIVRRFYRKNYEKLEKRLMNALREFQSTMRIMLADRGVLMYGIPLSFLLWILEIIRVYLVFEAFGTSVSLIVIAEVFILATLIGMIPLLPGGLGAVDGVMIVFYSATGVSPSVSAAVTVVERLISFWMISAMGVASIPYFGASVSEKLMEKL, encoded by the coding sequence ATGAAACACAAAGGCGCAATTCTTATTGCAATAGGGGTACTGGCCCTTGCGGTTATGATATTCGTCATAGGGCCTGGAGAGATTGAGGAGGCCCTAAGAAGGGCAGACCCACTCTATGTAATCATGGCAGTTGCCCTTGAATTCATAATTCTCGGTCTCTTCACCGTGAGGTGGGCCATTACCACAGGGGCTGTTTCAATAAACATAAAAAAGAGGCACCTCTTTCCAATGTTACTTGTGGGAATGGCCATAAACAACCTCACCCCGAGTGCAAGGGGCGGGGGAGAACCTGTAAGGGCATATATACTTGGAAAATACTCCAGGGCTTCAATGGAGGCTGCCTTTGCAACTGTAATAGCAGACAGGGGTCTTGACACATTTCCATTTATCTTCCTGGCCATACTCACCATAGTCGCAATAGTCCTCTACTTTGAACTGTCACCATGGATAGTGGCCGCACTTATAGTTTCGGTTATAATAATAACCGCCGCCTTCCTCCTGGCCCTCTACATATCCATTGACAGGGAGTCCGGTGAGAGGATACTTGGGTGGGTACTTGGCATTGTAAGGAGGTTCTACAGAAAGAACTATGAAAAACTTGAAAAAAGATTAATGAATGCCCTCAGGGAATTTCAGAGTACCATGAGGATAATGCTGGCTGATAGGGGAGTGCTGATGTATGGGATACCACTTTCATTCCTCCTATGGATCCTTGAGATCATAAGGGTATACCTGGTATTTGAGGCATTTGGCACAAGCGTCTCACTTATTGTGATAGCAGAGGTCTTCATACTGGCAACACTCATTGGCATGATACCCCTACTTCCAGGGGGTCTTGGCGCCGTTGATGGGGTTATGATAGTCTTCTATTCGGCAACGGGGGTATCACCCTCTGTCAGCGCAGCTGTAACTGTGGTTGAGAGACTCATATCCTTCTGGATGATCTCAGCTATGGGTGTGGCATCTATACCCTACTTTGGGGCGTCTGTATCTGAGAAACTGATGGAGAAACTTTAG